In one window of Sciurus carolinensis chromosome X, mSciCar1.2, whole genome shotgun sequence DNA:
- the Atp1b4 gene encoding protein ATP1B4 isoform X1 → MRRQLRSRRAPAFPYGYRYRLDDQDEVNQNYLADEEEEAEEEARVMMVPNLEEEEEEEEKEEEEEEEEKEEEEGQGQPTGNAWWQKLQIINEYLWDPERRMSLARTGQSWSLILVIYFFFYASLAAVITLCMYTLFLTISPYMPTFTERMKPPGVMIRPFAHSLNFNFNVSEPDTWQHYVISLNGFLQGYNDSLQEEMNVDCPPGQYFIQDGDEDEDKKACQFKRSFLKNCSGLEDPTFGYSTGQPCILLKMNRIVGFRPELGDPVKVSCKVQRGDENDIRSINYYPESASFDLRYYPYYGKLTHVNYTSPLVAMHFTDVVKNQEVPVQCQLKGKGIINDVINDRFVGRVIFTLNIET, encoded by the exons GATGATCAGGATGAAGTGAATCAGAACTACTTAgcagatgaagaagaagaagcagaagaggAGGCTCGGGTGATGATGGTGCCTaatttggaggaggaggaagaagaggaggagaaagaggaggaggaggaggaggaggaaaaagaggaggaagagggtcaGGGTCAGCCAACAGGCAATGCCTGGTGGCAGAAATTGCAGATCATCAATGAATACCTGTGGGACCCGGAGAGAAGGATGTCTCTGGCCCGAACAGGTCAGAGTTGGA GCCTGATTTTGGTCATTTACTTCTTCTTCTATGCCTCCCTGGCTGCTGTGATCACCCTCTGCATGTATACACTATTTCTGACCATCAGTCCTTACATGCCAACCTTCACTGAGCGGATGAAGCCTCCCG GAGTTATGATCAGACCCTTCGCTCATAGTCTTAACTTCAACTTCAATGTTTCTGAACCCGACACTTGGCAGCATTATGTGATCAGCCTAAACGGCTTTCTTCAGG GTTATAATGACAGTCTTCAAGAGGAAATGAATGTAGATTGCCCCCCGGGGCAGTACTTCATCCAAGATGGCGATGAGGATGAAGACAAGAAGGCTTGCCAATTTAAGCGCTCCTTCCTAAAAAACTGCTCTGGTCTGGAGGACCCTACTTTTGGATACTCTACTGGACAGCCTTGCATCCTCCTAAAGATGAACCGG aTTGTAGGCTTTCGTCCTGAGCTTGGAGATCCTGTGAAAGTTTCCTGCAAAGTTCAG AGAGGTGATGAAAATGACATCAGATCTATCAATTACTACCCAGAGTCGGCTTCTTTTGACCTTCGCTACTACCCTTACTATGGCAAGCTGACTCAC GTTAACTACACCTCCCCACTGGTAGCAATGCACTTTACAGATGTGGTAAAGAACCAAGAGGTGCCTGTGCAGTGCCAACTGAAGGGCAAAGGCATCATAAATGATGTCATCAATGATCGTTTTGTCGGTAGGGTAATCTTTACCCTGAACATAGAAACCTAA
- the Atp1b4 gene encoding protein ATP1B4 isoform X2, which yields MRRQLRSRRAPAFPYGYRYRLDDQDEVNQNYLADEEEEAEEEARVMMVPNLEEEEEEEEKEEEEEEEEKEEEEGQGQPTGNAWWQKLQIINEYLWDPERRMSLARTGLILVIYFFFYASLAAVITLCMYTLFLTISPYMPTFTERMKPPGVMIRPFAHSLNFNFNVSEPDTWQHYVISLNGFLQGYNDSLQEEMNVDCPPGQYFIQDGDEDEDKKACQFKRSFLKNCSGLEDPTFGYSTGQPCILLKMNRIVGFRPELGDPVKVSCKVQRGDENDIRSINYYPESASFDLRYYPYYGKLTHVNYTSPLVAMHFTDVVKNQEVPVQCQLKGKGIINDVINDRFVGRVIFTLNIET from the exons GATGATCAGGATGAAGTGAATCAGAACTACTTAgcagatgaagaagaagaagcagaagaggAGGCTCGGGTGATGATGGTGCCTaatttggaggaggaggaagaagaggaggagaaagaggaggaggaggaggaggaggaaaaagaggaggaagagggtcaGGGTCAGCCAACAGGCAATGCCTGGTGGCAGAAATTGCAGATCATCAATGAATACCTGTGGGACCCGGAGAGAAGGATGTCTCTGGCCCGAACAG GCCTGATTTTGGTCATTTACTTCTTCTTCTATGCCTCCCTGGCTGCTGTGATCACCCTCTGCATGTATACACTATTTCTGACCATCAGTCCTTACATGCCAACCTTCACTGAGCGGATGAAGCCTCCCG GAGTTATGATCAGACCCTTCGCTCATAGTCTTAACTTCAACTTCAATGTTTCTGAACCCGACACTTGGCAGCATTATGTGATCAGCCTAAACGGCTTTCTTCAGG GTTATAATGACAGTCTTCAAGAGGAAATGAATGTAGATTGCCCCCCGGGGCAGTACTTCATCCAAGATGGCGATGAGGATGAAGACAAGAAGGCTTGCCAATTTAAGCGCTCCTTCCTAAAAAACTGCTCTGGTCTGGAGGACCCTACTTTTGGATACTCTACTGGACAGCCTTGCATCCTCCTAAAGATGAACCGG aTTGTAGGCTTTCGTCCTGAGCTTGGAGATCCTGTGAAAGTTTCCTGCAAAGTTCAG AGAGGTGATGAAAATGACATCAGATCTATCAATTACTACCCAGAGTCGGCTTCTTTTGACCTTCGCTACTACCCTTACTATGGCAAGCTGACTCAC GTTAACTACACCTCCCCACTGGTAGCAATGCACTTTACAGATGTGGTAAAGAACCAAGAGGTGCCTGTGCAGTGCCAACTGAAGGGCAAAGGCATCATAAATGATGTCATCAATGATCGTTTTGTCGGTAGGGTAATCTTTACCCTGAACATAGAAACCTAA
- the Atp1b4 gene encoding protein ATP1B4 isoform X3, with translation MRRQLRSRRAPAFPYGYRYRLDDQDEVNQNYLADEEEEAEEEARVMMVPNLEEEEEEEEKEEEEEEEEKEEEEGQGQPTGNAWWQKLQIINEYLWDPERRMSLARTGQSWSLILVIYFFFYASLAAVITLCMYTLFLTISPYMPTFTERMKPPGVMIRPFAHSLNFNFNVSEPDTWQHYVISLNGFLQGYNDSLQEEMNVDCPPGQYFIQDGDEDEDKKACQFKRSFLKNCSGLEDPTFGYSTGQPCILLKMNRIVGFRPELGDPVKVSCKVQRGDENDIRSINYYPESASFDLRYYPYYGKLTHSLCSSFSEDCFIRAAFLSSSRLNSGTNYPVCVVEEH, from the exons GATGATCAGGATGAAGTGAATCAGAACTACTTAgcagatgaagaagaagaagcagaagaggAGGCTCGGGTGATGATGGTGCCTaatttggaggaggaggaagaagaggaggagaaagaggaggaggaggaggaggaggaaaaagaggaggaagagggtcaGGGTCAGCCAACAGGCAATGCCTGGTGGCAGAAATTGCAGATCATCAATGAATACCTGTGGGACCCGGAGAGAAGGATGTCTCTGGCCCGAACAGGTCAGAGTTGGA GCCTGATTTTGGTCATTTACTTCTTCTTCTATGCCTCCCTGGCTGCTGTGATCACCCTCTGCATGTATACACTATTTCTGACCATCAGTCCTTACATGCCAACCTTCACTGAGCGGATGAAGCCTCCCG GAGTTATGATCAGACCCTTCGCTCATAGTCTTAACTTCAACTTCAATGTTTCTGAACCCGACACTTGGCAGCATTATGTGATCAGCCTAAACGGCTTTCTTCAGG GTTATAATGACAGTCTTCAAGAGGAAATGAATGTAGATTGCCCCCCGGGGCAGTACTTCATCCAAGATGGCGATGAGGATGAAGACAAGAAGGCTTGCCAATTTAAGCGCTCCTTCCTAAAAAACTGCTCTGGTCTGGAGGACCCTACTTTTGGATACTCTACTGGACAGCCTTGCATCCTCCTAAAGATGAACCGG aTTGTAGGCTTTCGTCCTGAGCTTGGAGATCCTGTGAAAGTTTCCTGCAAAGTTCAG AGAGGTGATGAAAATGACATCAGATCTATCAATTACTACCCAGAGTCGGCTTCTTTTGACCTTCGCTACTACCCTTACTATGGCAAGCTGACTCAC tcTCTATGCTCCAGCTTCTCGGAAGACTGCTTCATCAGAGCAGCCTTCCTTTCCTCATCAAGGTTGAATTCTGGCACCAATTATCCTGTTTGTGTAGTAGAGGAACACTGA
- the LOC124971633 gene encoding testis-expressed protein 13C-1-like, with translation MVIDFGDPRSGFRHSEVVLFINKEVLSNGGSPDFYLTFQSRPWNEVEDSLHSVVADPQGPRAIKRACAWSALALGVRVAARQREQQGHRVRRLQDQVEEREGAAWALVSELQRLREERDDVVSQLHSARDDLKQALGERDALRERLIQFELSQEVTPESPDEQHRIEAWPVDAGERREALATGSQSRQDVQSEAQMASPTGLAPHHTWAQVVQPFCQCHSLHHSHWHAHDQHLPTQSNLNRSGWSCRPDAYWVHLFTWPTVGCIGVPGENNLLVRPEEPRSGNRSGEASGIQSQEESPVRPHFSKPL, from the coding sequence ATGGTCATTGACTTCGGGGACCCCAGGAGCGGTTTCCGCCACAGCGAGGTGGTGTTGTTCATCAACAAAGAGGTGCTCAGTAATGGTGGTAGCCCAGACTTCTACCTGACCTTCCAATCACGGCCCTGGAACGAGGTGGAAGACAGCCTGCACTCCGTCGTGGCTGACCCGCAGGGGCCACGCGCCATTAAGAGGGCGTGCGCCTGGAGcgccctggccctgggtgtgcGAGTGGCCGCTAGGCAGCGGGAGCAGCAGGGGCATCGGGTCCGTCGGTTGCAGGATCAGGTGGAGGAGCGCGAGGGAGCCgcctgggctctggtctctgagctGCAGCGGCTGCGTGAGGAGCGGGACGACGTGGTTTCTCAATTGCATAGCGCAAGAGATGACCTGAAGCAAGCGCTGGGTGAGCGCGACGCCCTGCGTGAGAGGCTGATCCAGTTTGAGCTGTCCCAGGAAGTCACTCCTGAGTCGCCAGATGAGCAGCACAGGATTGAGGCATGGCCTGTGGATGCAGGGGAACGGAGAGAGGCGCTTGCCACAGGGTCGCAGAGTAGGCAGGATGTGCAGTCTGAGGCCCAGATGGCATCCCCAACAGGTTTGGCACCCCATCATACCTGGGCCCAGGTCGTTCAACCCTTCTGCCAGTGCCATTCTTTACACCATTCCCACTGGCATGCCCATGACCAACACCTGCCCACCCAGAGTAATCTCAATAGAAGTGGCTGGAGCTGCCGTCCAGATGCCTATTGGGTACATCTATTCACCTGGCCTACAGTTGGCTGCATTGGAGTCCCAGGGGAAAATAATTTACTGGTGCGACCAGAAGAGCCAAGGTCAGGGAATAGGTCAGGTGAAGCCTCAGGGATCCAA